Within the Zea mays cultivar B73 chromosome 10, Zm-B73-REFERENCE-NAM-5.0, whole genome shotgun sequence genome, the region tcgccagTGTCCTTTGAAGGAGTCTCGCCTTCAATTTTCTTCCCCGAAGATCCGGGTTTTCCCCCGGTCATCAACTTctttttggcgtgttctcccgacatcacttcgagttgttagactctaatgaagtatcggactctgataccaattgaaagtcgcgctagagggggggtgaataggcgaaacctaaaaattataaactttgaacacgcacttcaccccggggttaggattagaaacaaataATAGTGAACACAGAGtgtggaagatagttcttcttgctaggAGTTGTTTCCCgatgttcggttccaatgaacctactccccgttgagaaggccacaaaggttaggtctatttcaaccctttccctctctcaatcggtcacctagaccggttgagtgtttcttcttaatctcaagggtcacaaagaccccgcaaggatcaccacataatTAGGTGTATCTTGCTATCTTTACAAGTCACTTAGGAAGTTTAggaagagatgaagaaagcacaccaagcaacaagaacaacaaatgaaacacaaatcaccctctctcaagtcactaatcccttttgatcacttgacttaattgtggcacttggagaggattgatggctttgaatgtgtctttggaatGTATTCTTTGCTCCTGTATTGAGTGTAGAGAGTGGAAAGCTTGGATGCATTGACTGTAggaggttggggggtatttatagcccaaccAACATTCTAGTCGTTGTCTGTGCTCTCTGtcgacgggcacaccggacagtccggtgcgcaccggacactgcactgttcattgtatggtgcgtgccacgtcaaccgaccgttggggtttagagcagttgaccgttgaatTCGCCTGTccttgtggcgcaccggacagtccggtggcacaccgtacagtccggtgcgacctgaTGTCTCTAACTGTTACTGACCTTCTGACGCTTCAGACTGCGATGGCAATCGACCGTTGGCGAAGTCGACCATTGCtcgtgggctcaccggacagtccgatgcacaccggacagtccgatgatttttagTCGATGAGTGTTGTGTTTTCTCGAGATGGGCAGGTCCGTTGGGTGCTCTagcctaggcaccggacagtccggtgtaccttggATTGATGCAATCCTGATTTGCCCCATACTTGAATAATTGGCCTAAGGGCCATTTTCCTTAtatgtgtatatgaactttatgcacctgagaaaagatcaactaggcaaactagttagtccataaatttttgtgatggtcgtcaaataccaaaatcgattataggaaatgattgagaccatttccctttcacgcgTACATTCTTGTTGTCCTTGCTATGCCCTACGCCATCGAGGACAACTACCTGAAGTCATACATGTCGTCCGTGCCCGAGGTGACGGTGACCGGCTGGTCTAATGATACTTGTGCTTTATAACAGTAGATATTGTGTGTGTCACAATGCATGGACATTGTACTAGCCCTTTTATTATTTATGAGTCAGGATAGTCGGTTTAGTCCAGTTTATCCAACTGAGTAATTTAGAGAAATTCTCTACGTATAGCCGGAGAACTAGAGATGACAATAGTACCCATGACCTAATACCTGATGTGTATTTATTTCAATGTATATGGACATCCTACCCGTGGGTCCTGTATTGGGTAAAACATTCACCGAATGAGTATACATGCATTGGAACTTTCGGTCGTCACCCATACCTATTAAACCATGGTATaaaatatcatgcataaaatatggTCTAAACTCAAAGCCATGAACTTGGCCTAGCCTAAAAAACATAAAACTCTAGCTATATAACATCTTTCTGCTCGCAACAGTTTACCTATATGGTCACCTCTCTATAAACTGCACTGTTTACAAACTGAAGTTTTAAATAGAAGATGAGATGATAGATATGATGAGTAAGCTGCTGAAGATAGTCTTAGAATTTGGTTTATAACCTAGCATTTGTATAATATGTTACTTTGACCCACATGAATATGGGGTGCATATGAAAATATGGGCATGTTTGTTTcaattttttctgaccagcttttttgATAATTTGGCTGTAGGGAGAATATAACTGTGAGAAGAATTTAAGTACTGAGTACTGTGGGGATTATGTGGGGAGTAAGATAAAAGAGTTATATGGTTTATTATCTAGAAAGTGACAAATTACTACTATCACAGCGGCTTGGCCAATTATATGTTCATGTTGATTTTGAACGGTTTTTACTAAAACGATACCTATAAAAACTAGATAAAAGGTAGACGTTTAGCAGTCTGAGACAACTTCTAGTCCATATATCCACATGTGGTAAAACAAACTGGGTCTATATATCACAAGTTgtaaaacaacaacaacaacaacaacaaagccttttgtcccaagcacgttggggtaggctagagatgaaaccccgtatgaaaacctcagagctcaaccccgAAAGAAAACaggggaaacaaaggcaaaggagaaccgaaaacgacgaaacgggggaacacataaaagagataaaacccacaagaaccagcaaggtctaaatgggcacaagaaaaggtcaaacgattaaggaggaaaagcagaactataaatcaaggttctggcacgtgaattgcacacttccaccccttcctatcaacggcgagctctttatcaatattccactccttcaggtccctcttcactgcctctgtccacgtcaaggttggtcgacctctacctctcttcacattctcgggacgcctaattattccgatatgcactggtgcctcttcaggtcttcgttggatatgtccaaaccatctcaaacgatgttgcataagcttctcctcaattggcgccactcctactctctctcgtatgtcatcattccggactcagtctctccttgtgtggccacatatcccgcgcaacatacgcatctctgccacacacagttgttggacatgtcgtcttttagtgggccaacattctgctccatacaacatagccggccggattgctgtcctgtagaatttgccttttagtttgtgtggcacccgggggtcgcataagacacccgccgcttgccgccacttcaaccatccagctttaattctatgactgacatcctcatcgatgtctccatccttctgaagcattgatcctaagtaacgaaaagtgtctttcttgggtaccacttgcccatcaagactaacatcgccatcttcataccccatggcactgaaatcacacttcatatactccgttttagacctactaagcctaaaaccttttgcttccagcgtctgtctccacaattccaacttttgcgaaacaccactcctactctcctcaataagtaccacatcatcggcaaaaagcatacaccacggtatatctccttgtatgtcccttgtgacctcatctatcaccaaagcgaaaagataagggctcaaagccgacccttgatgtagtcctatgttaattggaaagtcatcggtgtccccatcacttgttcggacacttgtcacaacattagtgtacatatctttaataatattaatgtactttgttgctactttgtgtttttccaaggcccaccacattacactcctgggtactttgtcataagccttctccaagtctatgaagaccatatgcaggtatttcttttgttctctgaatctctccataagttgtcttagtaagaaaatggcctccatagttgatctcccgggcatgaaaccaaactgattttgggtcacgctcgtcagctttcgcaggcggtgttcaatgactctctcccatagcttcattgtatggctcatgagtttaattccacggtaattagtacaactttgaacatctcctttgttcttgaagattggtactaatgtactccgCCGCCACTCGTTGGACATTCTGTTTGTCCGAAAGATGGTGTTGAAAAGCTTAGTCAGTCATACTATCGCTATGTCCGAAAGAAGATTGTAAAACAATATGGCAATTTATGCGTGATCACCAACGAATCCACACCCGCCGCCCCTCCCGTCCCATCACAGCCGTCCAGCCTCCGCGCTCCCAAGTCCCAACGCCCACGGGCCACGGGTAACGGCCCACGGGCCCCTCTAACGCGCGCTTGGCTCGCACGTGCTGCTGCCCCAACCCCCAAGCCCGCTGCCGCCGCCACCAACCTTTCCATCTCTCGCTATCTGTTTCCTCTCGCCAGCTTTGCGGGAAAAGACTCCAGAAACAAACCCCGCCGCCCCTCCGCTTCTCTCCCGAGTCCCGACTCCCGAGTCCCGTCTTCTGCCCCGTTCGCTCCCCCTCATCGCAAAAACCCTAACCCCTCGACCTCTCAAGAtggcgtcgccgccgccgcctcccgccGCAGCCGCAGCCCCAGCCGCCGCGGCGTCCGGACCGCCGCCGCCGGCGCAAGTGGTAAGATCACTGTCCCCCCGATCTGACAGCCGCCGGGACCGGGCTCGCCCGCTGGATCCGCGCTGACTCGATTTGTGCGCCGAGCTCGGTGGCGGCCCTCCTCTTGTTCTGTACAGGTGGGCAACGCCTTCGTGCATCAGTACTACAACATCCTTCACCAGTCGCCGGAGCTCGTCTACCGCTTCTACCAGGAGTCCAGCCGCCTCGGGCGTCCCTCCGGCACCGGCGACGACGGCATGGAGACGGTCACCTCCATGGACGTAAGTTCCTCGCCCACGCCGCCTCTGCTACTCTCCCGCGGCCCAGATCTGGGCGCCCCCGGGCCTAATTCTCACCTCAATGGAGGGGATTTTGGGGTGGCGTGTGCCTCTGATTGTGTGTATGTGCGCGTGCGTCTGGTTCTGCAGGCGATTAACGACAAGATCGTGTCCATGGGCATCGACCGGGCGGAGATCAAGGCGGTGGACGCGCAGGAATCACTCTGTGGCGGCGTCACAGTGCTCGTCATGGGCCACCTTACGGGGAGGAACAGCGTCAGCCGCGAGTTCGTGCAGTCCTTCTTCCTTGCGCCGCAGGAGAAGGGCTATTTTGTTCTTAACGACATATTGCGCTACGTTGGAGAGGAGGGAGGGGACGAGGGGGGCGAGCAGCAGCCGGCAACGGAGGTCGCTGCTGATGTGGTCGCTGCTGATGTGGAGGCCGCCACCCCTGCTTCTATCCTGGCCAACGGCACTGTCGGAGGGGATACAGTGACTGTGCCTCAGGGTGTGTAGCAGTGTAACATCTTTGAAAATGTTTCGTTGCTGTGATCTGAATCATGTGTTTGAACTGCTTTTCTTCTTTGTCTGTAGATGCTTCGCCGCAGCCCGAGTGCCAGGTGGCAGAGCCTGCACTTAATCCGAAGGAGGAAGTTTTGAACAGGGAGGTGGTTTGTAACCCACCAAATGACGTGAATCCTATTGTTGAGGAAACACCGGTTCCTGAGGTCATAAATGAAGTGCCGAATAATGTAGGAGTGGCTCCACCAATTTCATCTCCCTCCGCACCACCGGAGGAGGCACCAAAGAAGTCATATGCTTCAATTGTAGGTTTTCAAAAGCCATTCATTTTCTTATACCATGCTCAACATCACTGGCTGTAATCAGTACCTTAGTTTGTGCATGCATTTCTGAAAATATTATATCTGGCCATACGAGGCAAAAAACAATTCTTTCTACGGTTTCTTTTTATATTTTGAAACATTATAGTGAATTTGTGTAATTGTGTTAGCATATAGTTGATTTTGCTATATTCCCAACATTATCTGTAGTCTGAAGCTTAAATCTTGTGAAACATCTGAGTTAGTGTCAATGCTGCATTAAGTGATCTGCTGAACAATTACTTGCACACCATATGACAGATCTTCTAAATTAACTTTTTTGTTTCCAGAACATGAACGAAAATTTGGTTATTTTCATGTCGATTCTTTTGTCTGTATTGTTTTACCTGTAGCAGGGTTGTTGCCTTTCTGGTGAAGAAATTCTGAGGCTTTCTTGATTTGTGTTGTTGGCTGTGCCTTGTATAGAATGTCAAGAGTCTATTTTTCATGCCATTTATATTTTTCTGTTACCATTTTATGACATTTTTTTGTTATGCTCTAGGTAAAAGTTATGAAAGAATATCGACCACCAGCACCTGCAGTTCCTTCCAGGCCTGCACCCCCGAAAACAGAGAAGCAATCCTCTCCTGCCCCCGCTCTGGTCGCTGATGCTCCAGCTTTCACCCCTAATCCCCAGAGCGGCAGCTTTCAAGATCCAGAAGGTATTATCTATATCCAAATTTGGAGCTAAAACGTTGATTTCAGTTGGCACCAGCACCATTTGACATGCTTTTCAATCATCTTCAAAGTTGATGCACATGCCATATATGTGCGAAGTCTGCCATTAAATGCCACACCACAACAACTAGAGGAAGAGTTCAAGAGATTTGGCGCCATTAAACATGATGGCATCCAAGTTAGAAGCAATAAGGTacttgcttttcttctcattttgTTCTAAAAAAAGTTAAGAGCCTTCAAGACTGACTCTCTAATTTGTCTTTGTATTTCTGTTGAGTAAACACAGATCCAAGGGTTTTGTTATGGCTTTGTAGAATTTGAGGATGCCAGTGCAGTTCAAACTGCAATAGAGGTATTAACCTTACATTTTTCTCAGGTTGCTTTATGATATGACGCATAGGTAGTTAATCTAATTTTATGCACACCCTGCTCTCATGTCAATTTCTTTTTAATGACTATTGGGTCTTCCATAAGGTTTCTGTAACTCGTGAGTTTAGTTTAGTTGAAGTTTTGTATCACTGAAGTGGTGTTCCAGTAGATAAGTTAGGTGGTATATTGGTATATTTGTGGGTTTGGGTTCTGTAAGTTATTGATCAATTTTTGGCAGAAAACACAGGAACAAAGTTTTTCTTTGAGCTAGTTAACTTTTATAGTTATTGGTATTTATGATACTTCTGCTAATCGATTATGCACTGTGTTGGATGATAGCACTTTTTTTTTTCTAAATTATACTTTATATGGCAAGTTCTTGTTATATTAGTACTGCAGGGGTTTAGATTGATATGCTTCGTTTGGGTTGGATCCCATCAATCACCCTCAAAGAACATTGTGTATCAAACTATAGAGCCATCCAAATCCGCTATTGTTTTGTTTATTCTCTTGGTC harbors:
- the LOC100193813 gene encoding nuclear transport factor 2-like isoform X1 codes for the protein MASPPPPPAAAAAPAAAASGPPPPAQVVGNAFVHQYYNILHQSPELVYRFYQESSRLGRPSGTGDDGMETVTSMDVSSSPTPPLLLSRGPDLGAPGPNSHLNGGDFGVACASDCVYVRVRLVLQAINDKIVSMGIDRAEIKAVDAQESLCGGVTVLVMGHLTGRNSVSREFVQSFFLAPQEKGYFVLNDILRYVGEEGGDEGGEQQPATEVAADVVAADVEAATPASILANGTVGGDTVTVPQDASPQPECQVAEPALNPKEEVLNREVVCNPPNDVNPIVEETPVPEVINEVPNNVGVAPPISSPSAPPEEAPKKSYASIVKVMKEYRPPAPAVPSRPAPPKTEKQSSPAPALVADAPAFTPNPQSGSFQDPEVDAHAIYVRSLPLNATPQQLEEEFKRFGAIKHDGIQVRSNKIQGFCYGFVEFEDASAVQTAIEASPVTIGERQCYVEEKRTTGGSRGGSRGGRFPPVRGGNFRGEGIRGRGTYNGGRGYGRGEFNYRSDYGGRGGGRGGSSRGDVGYQRVDHSSAASGRGARAPSAATAVAK
- the LOC100193813 gene encoding Nuclear transport factor 2-like → MASPPPPPAAAAAPAAAASGPPPPAQVVGNAFVHQYYNILHQSPELVYRFYQESSRLGRPSGTGDDGMETVTSMDAINDKIVSMGIDRAEIKAVDAQESLCGGVTVLVMGHLTGRNSVSREFVQSFFLAPQEKGYFVLNDILRYVGEEGGDEGGEQQPATEVAADVVAADVEAATPASILANGTVGGDTVTVPQDASPQPECQVAEPALNPKEEVLNREVVCNPPNDVNPIVEETPVPEVINEVPNNVGVAPPISSPSAPPEEAPKKSYASIVKVMKEYRPPAPAVPSRPAPPKTEKQSSPAPALVADAPAFTPNPQSGSFQDPEVDAHAIYVRSLPLNATPQQLEEEFKRFGAIKHDGIQVRSNKIQGFCYGFVEFEDASAVQTAIEASPVTIGERQCYVEEKRTTGGSRGGSRGGRFPPVRGGNFRGEGIRGRGTYNGGRGYGRGEFNYRSDYGGRGGGRGGSSRGDVGYQRVDHSSAASGRGARAPSAATAVAK